Proteins from a genomic interval of Microscilla marina ATCC 23134:
- a CDS encoding MvdC/MvdD family ATP grasp protein, with translation MKVLIITHQQDTQGIHYVICALQQQGATVLRFDSDLYPAHIQLVSTYVNHQERLKFIYQGHELELTNFDAVWYRRMQVGRTLPVAMTTVHRALAVAEAETALQQILGSWGKQRFVLDPVTHIRYAENKQLQLKIAQKVGLSVPATLVTNSVSEVRAFAQNYESVISKMQHSFSICENNGEEYQVYSHKWQPQDLRNMEGLEWSPMTFQEYIPKAYELRVVVVGEQVFCGKIPSQQSVSGRTDWRKDRQLLGKITPYHLPDSVRLCLLKLMDFFKLNYGAIDLIRTPEGQYVFLEVNPAGEFCWLDEVFDHQIANAIAGVLMHALRRRSSK, from the coding sequence ATGAAAGTTCTTATTATTACTCATCAACAAGACACGCAAGGTATACACTATGTAATTTGTGCTTTACAGCAGCAAGGAGCTACGGTGTTGCGGTTCGACAGCGACCTTTACCCTGCTCATATTCAGCTTGTGAGTACCTATGTAAACCATCAGGAACGGCTTAAGTTCATCTACCAAGGGCATGAACTAGAGCTTACCAATTTTGATGCTGTGTGGTACAGACGAATGCAGGTAGGGCGTACCTTGCCTGTAGCTATGACTACAGTACACCGGGCTTTGGCGGTAGCCGAAGCAGAGACTGCTTTGCAACAAATCTTGGGTAGTTGGGGCAAACAAAGGTTTGTGCTAGACCCGGTTACGCATATCAGGTATGCCGAAAATAAGCAACTACAATTAAAGATTGCCCAAAAAGTAGGGTTGAGTGTGCCTGCTACTTTGGTAACCAATTCGGTAAGTGAGGTGAGGGCTTTTGCCCAAAACTATGAATCAGTCATTTCTAAGATGCAGCACTCTTTTAGTATTTGTGAAAACAATGGAGAGGAATATCAGGTGTATAGCCACAAATGGCAACCTCAAGACCTGCGCAATATGGAAGGCTTGGAGTGGTCGCCTATGACATTTCAAGAGTATATTCCTAAAGCATACGAGCTAAGAGTGGTAGTTGTAGGTGAGCAGGTTTTTTGCGGCAAAATACCTTCGCAGCAGTCTGTCAGTGGGCGCACCGATTGGCGCAAAGATAGACAACTACTGGGCAAAATCACACCCTATCACTTGCCTGACAGTGTACGCCTTTGCTTATTGAAGTTGATGGATTTTTTTAAGCTCAATTATGGTGCAATAGATTTGATTAGAACCCCTGAAGGTCAGTATGTATTTTTGGAGGTGAACCCAGCTGGAGAATTTTGCTGGCTCGATGAAGTGTTTGATCATCAAATAGCCAATGCCATTGCTGGAGTACTTATGCATGCATTGAGGAGGCGGTCATCGAAATGA
- a CDS encoding SusD/RagB family nutrient-binding outer membrane lipoprotein: MKIFNKSVCLMLVVAAMLFGCTNDFDEINSNPNNLTKAPAENVLGNVIRRVVGTTQNTAGFGISAHWTQHIANFVFPDSDIYRPRDSNVGSVWSELYSRVLINAQILIDDAKKDSRPNMQAIATVLRVYAFQTATDLWGDVPYSKALQGFDSETGQVGTLNPAYDKQQDIYTGLIAELKAANALFDASTDPITKGDFLYGGNIAQWKKFCNSLLLRLYIRISKADPATAQTGIAEVLSNPTQFPIFDSNSDDAQMAYVDESGQRNPLIQGYNSNINGGPSKTLIDYLVARNDPRLAIYANPTKESKDAGTPEYVGQPSGGDLLAQSKVSLLGDAFVGNLASPLYLQTYAEVLFIIAEAANNGWNTGSWTAKQAYEEAITQSVAKHSGTLGTYLTEANVNFDNAATTEAKAQLIAEQKWVALFMQGNEAYAEQRRTDFPALTEVPKSAFPGKGLPVRLFFPSSEAAVNTANVNQATTGVVDGLFGVKLWWDVQ; this comes from the coding sequence ATGAAAATATTTAATAAAAGTGTTTGTCTGATGCTGGTAGTGGCTGCTATGCTATTTGGCTGCACCAACGACTTTGACGAGATCAATAGCAACCCTAACAACCTGACCAAAGCCCCTGCCGAAAACGTATTGGGTAACGTCATCAGACGTGTGGTGGGTACTACCCAGAACACCGCTGGTTTTGGTATTTCGGCACACTGGACACAGCACATTGCTAATTTTGTGTTCCCTGACTCTGATATTTACCGCCCTCGTGACTCCAACGTGGGCAGTGTATGGAGCGAGTTGTATTCGCGGGTATTAATCAATGCCCAGATTTTAATTGACGATGCCAAAAAAGATAGCCGTCCCAATATGCAAGCTATTGCTACAGTATTGAGGGTATATGCTTTTCAAACTGCCACTGATTTGTGGGGAGATGTTCCTTACTCTAAGGCTTTGCAAGGGTTTGATAGCGAAACTGGGCAGGTAGGTACGTTGAACCCAGCCTATGACAAGCAACAAGACATTTATACTGGACTTATTGCTGAACTCAAGGCAGCAAATGCTTTATTTGATGCGTCTACTGACCCTATTACTAAAGGTGATTTTTTGTATGGAGGCAACATAGCTCAGTGGAAAAAGTTTTGTAATTCATTGTTGCTGAGACTATACATCAGAATCTCTAAGGCTGACCCTGCCACTGCTCAAACAGGCATTGCCGAGGTATTGAGCAATCCTACTCAATTCCCAATTTTTGACAGCAACAGCGATGACGCTCAAATGGCTTATGTAGATGAATCTGGACAACGTAACCCTTTGATACAAGGCTACAACTCAAACATCAATGGAGGACCAAGTAAAACCCTCATTGACTATTTGGTAGCACGTAACGACCCTCGCTTGGCGATATATGCCAACCCCACTAAAGAAAGTAAGGATGCAGGTACCCCTGAATATGTGGGACAACCTAGTGGTGGTGACCTATTGGCACAATCAAAAGTTTCGCTATTGGGCGATGCTTTTGTAGGCAACTTAGCGAGTCCTTTGTACTTGCAAACCTATGCTGAGGTGTTGTTTATCATTGCCGAAGCTGCCAACAATGGCTGGAACACAGGAAGCTGGACTGCTAAGCAAGCTTACGAAGAGGCCATTACTCAGAGTGTTGCCAAACATTCGGGTACCTTGGGTACATACCTGACCGAAGCCAATGTTAATTTTGATAATGCTGCTACGACCGAAGCCAAGGCACAATTGATTGCCGAGCAAAAGTGGGTAGCCCTGTTTATGCAAGGTAATGAGGCGTACGCTGAACAACGAAGAACCGATTTTCCGGCTTTGACTGAAGTTCCCAAGTCAGCATTTCCGGGCAAAGGTCTTCCGGTAAGACTATTTTTCCCATCGAGCGAGGCGGCCGTTAATACGGCAAATGTAAACCAGGCAACCACTGGTGTGGTAGACGGTTTATTTGGCGTCAAACTATGGTGGGACGTGCAATGA
- a CDS encoding FHA domain-containing protein, whose protein sequence is MAIIQHILTKKKVYLHHQHTFGRSSDNTTKVNLPDVSYKHADIYWHNHHWYLKDHSRNGTLVNKQRVHNRAIKLDKHSNIKFGKELAAEWHIVDLEAPQSYLKSFDSSEYIVLNQRSYALPNETAPEVFFLLADGRWTCKAGGSIFQPNDLYTFELNNQRWVFLSNQPAYETIDYGHIRQQAWVILKPSLNQERVHAKILIKEIEIDLGERAYNQLLLMLARQKLTDIATGIAPEEQGWIWVEQLIEQLSKEELRDVDQYNLNIRIYRLKQQLLKLPPYGSQFINLIERRKGEIRLNHGQVKIVE, encoded by the coding sequence ATGGCAATTATTCAGCATATTTTGACTAAAAAAAAGGTGTACCTGCACCACCAACACACATTTGGCAGGAGCTCAGACAATACCACCAAAGTAAACTTACCCGATGTGTCGTACAAACACGCCGATATTTATTGGCACAACCACCACTGGTACCTCAAAGACCATAGCCGCAATGGTACTCTGGTAAATAAACAAAGGGTACACAACAGGGCAATTAAACTTGATAAACACAGCAACATTAAGTTTGGAAAAGAGTTGGCCGCAGAGTGGCATATTGTTGACCTTGAAGCGCCACAAAGCTACCTTAAATCATTTGACTCGTCTGAATATATTGTACTAAACCAGCGTTCCTATGCTTTGCCTAATGAAACGGCACCAGAGGTGTTTTTTTTGCTCGCTGATGGACGCTGGACCTGCAAGGCTGGTGGAAGTATTTTTCAGCCAAACGATTTATATACTTTTGAACTTAACAATCAAAGGTGGGTATTTTTGAGTAACCAACCTGCCTACGAAACAATTGACTATGGACATATCAGACAACAGGCTTGGGTAATCCTCAAGCCAAGCCTCAATCAGGAACGGGTGCATGCCAAAATATTGATCAAAGAAATAGAAATAGATTTGGGTGAGCGTGCTTATAACCAACTATTACTGATGCTGGCGCGCCAGAAATTAACCGATATAGCCACCGGGATTGCCCCTGAAGAGCAAGGTTGGATATGGGTAGAGCAACTAATCGAACAATTGTCTAAAGAAGAGCTACGAGATGTTGACCAATACAATCTCAACATACGCATTTATCGCCTCAAACAACAACTACTTAAGCTCCCCCCTTATGGCAGTCAGTTTATCAACCTAATCGAACGCCGCAAAGGTGAGATAAGACTCAATCATGGGCAAGTCAAAATTGTAGAGTAG
- a CDS encoding protein kinase domain-containing protein, with amino-acid sequence MHNLSIPNYVLLGKTGEGGFGVIYKAKHINTGQLVAIKLQKKRPLLHTQHHLTYETQLCAQIDHPHIVKLLDQGCTPDKKPFAVFEYVAGETLKERILKNNRLTITETYHLMGQLLDALVCIHSLHIVHRDLKPQNIMVSHTGAVPHIKLLDFGAATFTLQPTGIDTKTMAGTPAYSAPEQLQGTPPTVKLDLYAWGLIFLECLKGAPIVKGNATEAMRQQLSPQAVSLPKILHHHPLGNLLRWTLKKKAGARIGKTIQLYRAYTLIDVNTLPAQVSFEPTHGQPQNTQITQQNSL; translated from the coding sequence ATGCATAATTTATCTATCCCAAACTATGTCTTGCTTGGCAAGACAGGAGAAGGAGGCTTTGGGGTTATCTACAAAGCCAAGCACATCAACACAGGACAGTTGGTGGCGATCAAATTACAAAAAAAACGCCCCTTATTACACACTCAACACCACTTGACATACGAAACCCAACTTTGTGCCCAAATAGATCATCCACACATTGTAAAGTTGCTTGACCAAGGGTGTACCCCTGATAAAAAACCCTTTGCTGTATTTGAATATGTGGCAGGGGAAACCCTCAAAGAAAGAATCCTCAAAAACAACAGATTAACCATCACAGAGACTTATCACTTGATGGGGCAATTGCTCGATGCATTGGTATGTATACACAGCCTGCATATAGTGCACCGTGACCTTAAACCACAAAACATCATGGTTAGCCACACCGGGGCAGTACCTCACATCAAACTACTTGATTTTGGTGCTGCTACTTTTACCTTGCAACCCACTGGCATTGATACCAAAACGATGGCAGGCACCCCTGCCTATAGTGCTCCCGAACAACTTCAGGGAACACCGCCTACTGTAAAGCTCGACTTGTATGCCTGGGGACTTATTTTTTTAGAGTGCCTCAAGGGAGCCCCTATTGTAAAGGGTAATGCCACCGAAGCTATGCGCCAACAACTCAGCCCTCAGGCTGTGTCGTTGCCTAAGATATTGCACCACCACCCATTGGGCAACTTGCTACGCTGGACACTCAAAAAAAAAGCCGGTGCACGCATAGGCAAGACCATTCAATTGTACCGGGCATACACCCTCATTGATGTAAACACTTTGCCCGCTCAGGTCAGTTTTGAGCCTACCCACGGCCAACCACAAAACACACAAATAACCCAGCAAAACAGTTTATAA